In Streptomyces sp. NBC_00704, a genomic segment contains:
- a CDS encoding 5'-3' exonuclease — MRGVTGRLMLLDTASLYFRAYFGVPDSVRAPDGTPVNAVRGLLDFIDRLVKDHRPDELVACMDADWRPQWRVDLIPSYKAHRVAEERAGGPDEEEVPDALSPQVPVIEAVLDALGIARVGVAGYEADDVIGTFTGIAKGPVDIVTGDRDLYQLVDDARGVRVLYPLKGVGTLQITDEAWLREKYGVDGPGYADLALLRGDPSDGLPGVPGIGEKTAAKLLAEFGDLAGIMAAVDDRGARLTPSQRKRLDEARPYVAVAPKVVKVAGDVPLPEVTTALPRTPRDGATLEALAQRWGLGGSLQRLLTTLAS; from the coding sequence ATGCGTGGCGTGACCGGACGACTGATGCTCCTCGACACCGCCTCGCTCTACTTCCGCGCCTACTTCGGCGTCCCGGACTCCGTGCGGGCGCCGGACGGCACTCCGGTGAACGCCGTGCGCGGGCTGCTGGACTTCATCGACCGGCTGGTGAAGGACCACCGGCCGGACGAGCTCGTCGCCTGCATGGACGCCGACTGGCGGCCCCAGTGGCGGGTGGACCTGATCCCCTCCTACAAGGCGCACCGCGTCGCCGAGGAGCGCGCGGGCGGACCGGACGAGGAGGAGGTGCCGGACGCGCTCTCGCCGCAGGTGCCGGTCATCGAGGCGGTCCTGGACGCGCTCGGCATCGCGCGCGTGGGCGTCGCGGGCTACGAGGCGGACGACGTGATCGGCACGTTCACCGGAATCGCCAAGGGCCCGGTGGACATCGTCACCGGAGACCGCGACCTGTACCAGCTGGTGGACGACGCGCGCGGGGTGCGCGTGCTGTACCCGCTCAAGGGCGTCGGCACGTTGCAGATCACGGACGAGGCGTGGCTGCGCGAGAAGTACGGCGTCGACGGTCCCGGGTACGCCGACCTGGCGCTGCTGCGCGGCGACCCGAGCGACGGACTGCCGGGCGTGCCGGGGATCGGGGAGAAGACCGCGGCGAAACTGCTGGCCGAGTTCGGCGACCTGGCCGGGATCATGGCGGCCGTCGACGACCGCGGGGCCAGGCTGACGCCGTCGCAGCGCAAGCGGCTGGACGAGGCCCGGCCGTACGTGGCGGTCGCGCCGAAGGTGGTCAAGGTCGCCGGCGACGTGCCCCTGCCGGAGGTGACGACCGCGCTGCCGCGCACGCCGCGGGACGGGGCGACACTGGAGGCGCTGGCGCAGCGCTGGGGGCTCGGTGGATCGTTGCAGCGGCTGCTGACGACCCTGGCGTCCTGA
- a CDS encoding siderophore-interacting protein has protein sequence MAERPARKPRKPHSAQVVRTERLTPHMQRVVLGGEGLAGFAADTCTDHYVKLLFGPEGVTYPEPFDLDRIRAEFPREHWPVTRTYTVRHWDAGHRELTLDFVIHGDEGLAGPWATRVRPGETVRFMGPGGAYAPDPAADWHLLAGDESALPAIAAALESLPAGALAHAFIEVAGPEEEQKIESDVEVVWLHRGGRPAGERLVEAVRALPFPEGRLHAFVHGEAACVKELRKLLRVERAVPREDLSISGYWRLGHDEDGWQATKREWNARVEQEQEPEQEQEQERQGATPTA, from the coding sequence ATGGCAGAACGTCCGGCACGGAAGCCGCGCAAGCCTCACTCCGCGCAGGTCGTCCGCACCGAACGGCTGACCCCGCACATGCAGCGCGTCGTCCTCGGCGGCGAGGGCCTGGCCGGGTTCGCCGCGGACACGTGCACCGACCACTACGTGAAACTCCTCTTCGGCCCCGAGGGCGTCACCTATCCGGAGCCGTTCGACCTGGACCGGATCCGCGCCGAGTTCCCTCGCGAGCACTGGCCCGTGACCCGGACGTACACCGTGCGCCACTGGGACGCCGGACACCGTGAACTGACCCTGGACTTCGTGATCCACGGCGACGAGGGCCTGGCCGGACCGTGGGCGACGCGCGTGCGGCCCGGCGAGACGGTCCGCTTCATGGGCCCCGGCGGCGCCTACGCGCCCGACCCGGCCGCCGACTGGCATCTGCTGGCCGGCGACGAGAGCGCCCTGCCCGCCATCGCGGCCGCCCTGGAGTCGCTCCCCGCCGGCGCCCTCGCCCACGCCTTCATCGAGGTGGCGGGCCCGGAGGAGGAGCAGAAGATCGAGTCCGACGTGGAGGTCGTCTGGCTGCACCGCGGCGGGCGGCCGGCCGGCGAACGGCTCGTCGAGGCCGTGCGGGCGCTGCCCTTCCCGGAGGGCCGCCTGCACGCGTTCGTGCACGGCGAGGCCGCCTGCGTGAAGGAGCTGCGCAAGCTGCTGCGCGTCGAGCGGGCGGTCCCCCGCGAGGACCTGTCGATCTCCGGCTACTGGCGGCTCGGCCACGACGAGGACGGCTGGCAGGCCACCAAGCGCGAGTGGAACGCCCGCGTCGAGCAGGAACAGGAACCGGAGCAGGAGCAGGAGCAGGAGCGGCAGGGCGCGACGCCGACCGCGTGA
- a CDS encoding GNAT family N-acetyltransferase: MPYTVGPVLPAGTLSSVPQPVVPTGDGLLLRPWRPDDAPAVHDAFQDPAMHQWHVRAADSVEEVAGWIREWCAAWEEERSVQWAVVDAGAGELLGRVALRSILLDEGVAEVAYWTARAARGRGVAPRATAALARWALDEVGFHRLELHHATANEASCRVAGKAGFTFEGIRRSACLHPDGWHDMHLHARVQGD, encoded by the coding sequence ATGCCCTACACAGTCGGCCCCGTCCTTCCCGCCGGAACCCTCTCGAGCGTGCCGCAGCCCGTGGTCCCCACCGGCGACGGCCTCCTCCTGCGCCCCTGGCGGCCCGACGACGCCCCCGCCGTCCACGACGCCTTCCAGGACCCGGCGATGCACCAGTGGCACGTCCGGGCCGCCGACTCCGTGGAGGAGGTGGCCGGCTGGATCAGGGAGTGGTGTGCGGCCTGGGAGGAGGAGCGCAGCGTCCAGTGGGCCGTCGTCGACGCCGGCGCCGGCGAGCTGCTGGGCCGGGTGGCGCTGCGCAGCATCCTGCTCGACGAGGGCGTCGCGGAGGTCGCGTACTGGACCGCGAGAGCGGCGCGCGGCCGGGGGGTCGCTCCCCGGGCCACGGCCGCCCTGGCCCGCTGGGCCCTCGACGAGGTCGGCTTCCACCGGCTCGAACTGCATCACGCCACCGCCAACGAGGCCTCCTGCCGGGTCGCCGGCAAGGCCGGTTTCACGTTCGAGGGCATCCGGCGCAGCGCCTGCCTCCATCCGGACGGCTGGCACGACATGCACCTCCACGCGCGCGTGCAGGGCGACTGA